From the Cyclopterus lumpus isolate fCycLum1 chromosome 25, fCycLum1.pri, whole genome shotgun sequence genome, the window GTTCATGTGACCCTGAGtccagaggtcacatgacccaTGACCCAAAAGACCTGTTGCTACTTGATTGAACATCTCTAACCTTTTAGGACGTGTTAAGTTTAGGGAGTTCCACAACATGGGACAATTTCCAGCAGCATTTTGAACTAATTGTTGACGatttagtgttttcttttgctgatTGCAAAATATCGATGAAATAAAGGCATTAATATCGTTATCCAGGAAAACAGAAAGAGGTATGAAATGTGCTCTATACAGTATTAGTCCAGTAGTTATTGCAGAGAAAACATTacttgttgtttattttcttttgtgtaaatgttggaTTTACTGCCTGTGTGGTCCGCACATTAAAGgaataaagaaatgaataaatgaagacATGTGCTTCCATAAGGGGTCGCTGAGTGGTTTGAGTACGATGAATCCTATTCAGTCCCCAGCTCTCGACCCAGCTGACCACCTACACGATGAGAGATGTTAGACATCCGCTCTTCACCACCATCCTTCAGCCCTAAATGAATGAGCTGGCACTGACGAATACGCTCTGACTTCCTGTGATGTAACTGGTGATAAGTGAAAAGTCAGCCCCGTGGCTCATtcactgacagcagcagcagcaggagagacCCCAGGTAATAGCTCTATCCCATTCACTGCACAGAATctggtctttttcttttaaataatgtaaagaTGTGAAGATTATTCTTCATATTTATCATATAGATAACTTGTTGTTGGCCTAGACTGGAAGGATAAATGTATAGCAGGTATAATACAGATGTTTCCTCCGTGTCCACGGTGTGATGCTCGTATCCATGGAGACATGACGGGTCTGCAGCTCCTGTTCGTGGGCTGTTGCTGCAGCATCGTGGCGCCGGCCGGCGGCTTCACAGGTACAGGTGTCTGGACACTGTGGGAAATGCTGCCATAAGGCAGCTTTAGGCATATCTCGCCTGTTATCGGTATTCATGTGGTCGATTTCTTTCCTGTGTATGATTGTTGTGCCCACACAGCCCACAGTGAGGAGGTTGAAGGGAAATGTCAAACTATGTCAAGTAGAAATTCATCTGAATTCATCTCAAATTTCCATCAGTGGTGGTTAACCTACCTGGCTGTGTATAAAGTAGTTGAAACCAGCTCCTCAGTAAAATGATACTTTGATACCTGTAAATATCTAATGATGTAATATCTAATAATATAACTTATTTTTGCTTAAGTtcaggatctgaatacttcttccacctctgTCTTTCTATCAATTTAAAGATGTTGTATTGTCGTTGCTGTTTTGTAAATATCATAAAGTGTGTCAAAATgtacataataataatcctcCCACTTCCACCCTGTAGTTGGTGGATATTCATGTGTGAGTGGCTATTGGGACACGGTCACGTGTGTCGTGAACATCACCGGTGATCCCGTAGGACTGCTCGACACCTACAGCCTGACATTCATTGAGTCAGAGGGGTAATTCCATTTATTGcattatatgaataaattaaaatgttcaattCTTTAACGTTTTGTGtctgtgccacacacacaaatggtgATTTCCTGTGTTTTTAATCTGTAGGGTCTTTTCCTGTCCACTTGTGGTGATGAATCCCAGTTACAGCTGTGTCTGCAGAGTCACGAAGGACTCCGAGAATTTAAGCAACTTTCATCAATATGACATCAAACTGTGTCATAAATCTGTGTGCCAGAGTGTAACGAATGATTTCGAGCCTTCACTGAACAGTAAGCAGGCGGTCGTTGTgatcaatgtgtgtgttggtacgTGTGCATGGTTCTGGACCCATAAAATAACCCTTTTTATATTTCCAAAGTGCAGTGCATTTATTAATCAGGAGAGATGCTGAATAACAAACATCATGTTGCTGTTTGTCTTGGAAATATGTTCATATGTGTTGCTCTGCTTTGATAAATGTTTGTGCTCAGTTCAGCCGACACCGCCGCATCAACCTGAGATCCAAGAAGCACCAGAGACGTTCAACATCACCTGGAGAAGTGGCTATGAAGACCATCGGTACCTCAACAGTGACCTTGACTACGAACTCTTACTCTCTCAAAGCACTGAGACCAAAGTGAGATCCACTCCCATGAATACATAACCGTACACATGTGTTGCCATCATAAGAGCGAACAGTAATCACTCGTTTGATTGTTTCCTCAGACTTCTCGTCTCCAGTCACTCGAGACGTCTGCATCGATTCCAAGGTCACAACTTAGTCCACGCGCTATATTGTGCATCAAAGTGAGATCCAAACCGAATAATAAGCGGGATTATGAAGGAACTTGGAGTGAATGGAGTCCGTCGACGTGCTGGAAAAACAAAGCAGGAAAAGGTAAATGACACTTTTCCTTCTTAAGTCCTCGGTTCATGGATCTGACTGCTGCTGCATGTCGATGTTCTGATGCAGTGTGTCTCCTGATATTGTATGAATGACTTGAGTCAGAGGCTCAAAGACCTCAAACAAATCACCacccttttttaaatcatatcaAATCACTTCAGTATTACTAATAATGAAGCTGCCACCTACTGTAATTACTGTCATCTCTGCAGTATGACTAACAAATGATGTCTCATTTCACAACTCATTCTCATAAGGAGAATATGAAGATAACACGTTCGTCATCTTGATCAAATCTCTGGGCCCGGTGTGCGTGGCTGTCGGCGTCACGCTGTTTGTGCTGCGCAGTCCCTCCGTGAGGTAATTCACCTGCACGTTGACATGTTCAGGTGTCAATCATCAGCACGATCGGTGTGACGGGTTCAATGTCATTTGATTCGTCCTACAGAATGAAGATAAAAACTCTGTCCCACACGCCGACGCCAGCTCCTTTCTTCCAACCTCTACTTCAACACGGAGGCAATGTCCAGGTGAGGTGGCCATGTCCtctgctgctttctctctgtgtgttggtgTCATTTATTGGATGTAAAGTGCAAAACAAAGCATGACACATACAGGAAGTAgctagaaaggtgcactcagtaaAGTGCGGACCTCCGCCAGG encodes:
- the il21r.2 gene encoding interleukin 21 receptor, tandem duplicate 2, coding for MTGLQLLFVGCCCSIVAPAGGFTVGGYSCVSGYWDTVTCVVNITGDPVGLLDTYSLTFIESEGVFSCPLVVMNPSYSCVCRVTKDSENLSNFHQYDIKLCHKSVCQSVTNDFEPSLNIQPTPPHQPEIQEAPETFNITWRSGYEDHRYLNSDLDYELLLSQSTETKTSRLQSLETSASIPRSQLSPRAILCIKVRSKPNNKRDYEGTWSEWSPSTCWKNKAGKGEYEDNTFVILIKSLGPVCVAVGVTLFVLRSPSVRMKIKTLSHTPTPAPFFQPLLQHGGNVQKWLSPQGKMVLTYKTEEILTTDAVIVVPRPVTKDPEESQVFHNPTVQLALTQCQSSYVGLPGLHEASTPVPMVCPGETSYTPLPCPVWGVDIEEVQVVSTLPKDFFNICRSDSGCSFEDPTQSPECSLPNSPPPCFCNDYCILNKTAGGFSPVLVSKGSSPSAPSDSLQHE